From Candidatus Zixiibacteriota bacterium, one genomic window encodes:
- a CDS encoding SDR family oxidoreductase, producing the protein MRFLITGGAGFIGSNIAEALVANGDDVRILDNFSSGHEENLAGLEGKIEVIEGDIRDYWTVLNAVDGRDYVLHQAALPSVPRSIKNPLTSNEVNINGTLNVLEAARQAGVKKFVMASSSSVYGESEELPKHEGLRPSPLSPYAVTKLTAEYYLNVYWELYGFPTVALRYFNIFGPRQDPGSEYAAVIPKFIIALAENTPPTVYGDGEQSRDFTYIDNCVQANILAATDDRIRGDQFNVACGGQFTLNQLLDQLRNIIGTQTKANYEETRQGDIKHSFATIDKLGKFGYNPTVGFEEGLRRTVQFFREVKA; encoded by the coding sequence ATGCGTTTTCTGATCACCGGCGGAGCCGGATTTATCGGGTCGAACATTGCCGAAGCTCTCGTAGCCAACGGCGACGATGTACGGATACTGGACAACTTCTCCTCCGGGCATGAGGAAAACTTAGCCGGGTTGGAGGGCAAGATCGAAGTCATCGAGGGAGATATCCGCGACTATTGGACCGTGCTCAATGCGGTCGATGGCAGGGACTACGTTCTTCACCAGGCCGCATTGCCGTCGGTCCCGCGTTCGATCAAAAATCCGCTAACCTCCAACGAAGTGAATATCAACGGTACACTCAATGTTCTTGAAGCTGCCCGTCAGGCTGGCGTCAAGAAGTTCGTGATGGCATCATCTTCGTCCGTCTATGGTGAATCGGAAGAACTGCCCAAGCACGAAGGACTGCGCCCTAGTCCGCTCTCTCCATACGCTGTCACCAAGCTTACCGCCGAATACTACCTGAATGTCTACTGGGAGTTGTATGGTTTTCCGACAGTGGCACTGCGCTATTTCAATATCTTTGGCCCTCGTCAGGACCCGGGTAGCGAGTATGCCGCCGTAATCCCCAAGTTTATCATTGCTCTGGCTGAGAATACCCCCCCGACAGTTTATGGCGATGGCGAGCAATCGCGTGATTTTACATACATCGACAACTGTGTCCAGGCCAATATCCTCGCCGCTACCGATGATCGCATCCGCGGCGATCAGTTCAATGTTGCCTGTGGTGGCCAATTCACACTCAATCAATTGCTCGATCAATTACGCAACATTATAGGCACTCAGACAAAGGCCAACTACGAAGAGACACGCCAGGGAGACATCAAGCACTCGTTTGCTACTATCGATAAATTGGGCAAATTTGGCTATAATCCAACGGTCGGTTTTGAGGAAGGACTACGCCGCACGGTACAGTTTTTCCGCGAGGTGAAAGCCTAG
- a CDS encoding HD domain-containing protein gives MLDSLRVDSILDFDLYIEVDTQQILYRSADLPFTDRTRQSLMDNKVERLFITNTNRARYQRYIECNLPKILTDPSVREEKKANILYDASTNLVQDVLENPTYGENIQRSSELVTSTVGYILQGRDAFLNLMAISSFDYYTYTHSVNVCTFSVALAQQLGCKDEQSLNQLGVGALLHDIGKSKVPDRILHKRAPLNNTEFEIMKKHPQWGTDLLAESDHLAPTSHYPVLQHHERGEGQGYPNGLKLSEMHFYSQIVAICDTFDAMTTVRVYQGAIDTFPALRTMFAMQGAYNEKILRAFAALMGPTGLADV, from the coding sequence TTGCTAGACTCGTTACGAGTGGACTCGATTCTCGACTTCGACCTTTATATTGAGGTTGATACGCAACAGATTCTCTATCGTTCGGCCGATTTGCCGTTTACGGATCGAACCCGACAGAGCCTGATGGATAACAAAGTCGAACGGTTGTTTATCACCAATACGAACCGGGCACGCTACCAACGCTATATTGAGTGCAACCTGCCAAAGATTCTGACTGATCCGAGCGTAAGAGAAGAGAAAAAAGCCAATATCCTCTACGACGCTTCTACCAACCTGGTACAGGATGTTCTGGAGAATCCGACCTATGGTGAGAATATCCAGCGCTCCAGTGAACTTGTTACAAGTACCGTCGGATACATTTTGCAGGGGCGTGATGCCTTCCTGAACCTCATGGCTATCTCATCATTTGACTATTACACCTACACGCATTCTGTGAATGTCTGCACTTTCTCGGTGGCGCTGGCCCAGCAACTCGGGTGTAAGGACGAGCAATCTCTCAATCAGCTGGGGGTTGGAGCTCTCCTGCACGACATTGGTAAATCAAAAGTCCCGGACCGAATCCTGCACAAGCGAGCGCCGCTCAACAACACCGAATTTGAGATTATGAAAAAGCACCCTCAATGGGGAACAGATCTTCTCGCCGAGTCAGACCACCTTGCCCCCACCAGTCACTACCCCGTCCTGCAGCACCACGAGCGCGGGGAAGGCCAAGGTTATCCCAATGGTCTTAAGCTTAGCGAAATGCACTTCTACTCCCAAATAGTGGCTATCTGCGACACTTTCGATGCAATGACCACCGTGCGTGTCTACCAGGGCGCTATCGATACCTTCCCGGCGCTCAGGACTATGTTTGCAATGCAAGGCGCCTACAACGAGAAGATCCTGCGAGCATTCGCCGCTCTCATGGGGCCAACCGGCCTGGCTGACGTTTAG
- a CDS encoding Ig-like domain-containing protein, with product MMRNSKLLMMLALMIGVVGFAFVGCDDTTVEDNPIADKVVGSIEGVVLANAGACSDGAVGANVWVHWMSDEVRDSVVTDARGYFLIEGPLPSGDYTLTFVYVGTEVASASDREIGGQALQYETYATTFYVATIPTLDQLKGDIDVNPSGNYYYRFTTGEDGPDVNLYEEDLTVTGQLFSALPEYEGDVAPKDNNPGQALDAISPIGNVQVILSYPATLPFAPVTFSTFTNAEGIYTFTDMPVYDGEVGLTIPAFAYGDSSYAMFDTTIDLMCDVALTVPDIYGIVDCRSVPTILFRNFTSAQEFHYDSNMTIWFSEPMDTSTFEFELMADGSPVTVSYTWSTNDSTLTIDPWQTLSTWYEYVVEIDQAQSVSGCQLGNEFTYLPFRTMDGIRLLATNVETAPGWFNDFQIEDPITLTFNMQPVLDQVYGTLTLTDITVDPDYPVAFASAVDGNVLTITPVDDLEMSHDYKVCYGVFSDITGDYDEGCIEFATEIDPNEPAAVTGWSLAEGTGWRCDWNTKTIKFRWNKVDRAKGYHVYAYDNANERPNTDWVLIATVAPADYLQYQEEDITLPVQFDRYENDGIQTPFTDSTHVWFMIRAFNDAGDGENSASLEFSDTTPPGAGNADDGGNNTITFSQTYGSGDNTVGTDEDTVWISLDAQVEYMDRTGPIWDFIEAGGDESYVLPEANGSWDWRNDSRANADLVDVDATGAFFTVPAGVCAAGDSLTLTFEDNSGNDTTITLNLNYVQPYFTYTAPVVLDTVEAPDHTVSFTITQTAAGIPTIGLVDYWLTLDDGAVLIDTIEDFRNGNGSETAPLEDFWMSDNLARVGLQDANGGVVWWSDYFMVAGIQFTNLDAIHDYDDTTFVYDQLGTDSTTIPMVWTSVGIESLDVYYTDGDSLEPDWSDFGADGIYLATIENTGSYDYHAPSLDADYRTWLALVDADTDVNPAAGDSRPGAMTETGIDITYDFITVTAPAVGATLAGGADYDVVWTVGAGSADAVLVFDYLTAIDVAADPDDTTWSPCTMSSYLNDGTEAWAVPDTTPMAATRLRVTNTEGDSLFMTAIFSITGLSVTTPAADDEWLVGTVQNITWACDDPGDVGDVRIWWSNSGFTDDDSTEISGGATANDGTYPWTVDSPPSATTQIRIWGVDQAVYATSDDFTVGGVTVTAPNGGDVWTVGASATITWDNVGTIDEVDIAYTFNDGGNWIDIALAETNDGSYTWEEVGNITSDELAMVRIRQAGTLFGVDASNALFDIAGIIVSTPAIGAEWKNGTANNISWTEISATGITNPLKIEYSLDGSDGTYFPVPGAASVALGSSPFAWTLNAKTDPNLAASVTAWIKISEIGTGTVWDNNPGAFTISNADPVVTCPANRNTVADDDAWAVTYADADGGLLPTVSYAWDIVNGTPTGVITGVDDGAGTVDFAYTYDAADNGTVYTLIVYADDGLNDTAATRDVMTLTVSDATVTAPNTGAETWANGTTHAITWTVAGTISNTLLLEYSLDGVGGTYFTVPGGGAVAAAGGTFNWVMNAFTDANLAVSSNCWVRITENVTTTVLDVSDAAFDVTNAAPVCPAYADQVTASASDLAWSTAAVTDADGVSATLPNQSWAWNGATPTGAFSGTVQADGTIDFSYTYNGADDGVVFTLDIIADDGIGTDTDDLTLTVTP from the coding sequence ATGATGCGAAACTCGAAACTCCTGATGATGCTGGCCCTGATGATCGGCGTTGTAGGATTCGCCTTTGTCGGTTGTGATGACACAACTGTCGAAGACAACCCCATTGCTGACAAGGTAGTCGGCTCAATTGAAGGTGTCGTTCTCGCCAATGCGGGAGCATGCAGCGACGGTGCTGTTGGCGCCAACGTCTGGGTTCACTGGATGAGTGACGAAGTACGCGACAGCGTAGTCACCGACGCGAGAGGATATTTCCTCATCGAAGGTCCTCTGCCCTCAGGCGACTACACTCTGACTTTTGTTTATGTAGGAACCGAAGTTGCGAGTGCCTCCGATCGTGAGATCGGCGGACAGGCTCTGCAGTATGAGACATACGCGACTACATTCTACGTTGCCACCATTCCTACCCTCGACCAGCTCAAGGGTGACATTGATGTCAACCCGTCCGGTAATTATTACTACCGTTTCACCACTGGTGAAGACGGACCGGACGTCAATCTGTATGAGGAAGACCTTACTGTCACGGGTCAGCTCTTCTCGGCTCTTCCCGAGTACGAAGGAGACGTAGCCCCGAAGGATAACAATCCCGGTCAGGCTCTTGATGCCATCTCGCCAATTGGCAATGTCCAGGTCATTCTGTCATATCCGGCCACTCTTCCTTTTGCGCCGGTTACTTTCAGTACCTTTACTAATGCAGAAGGTATCTATACTTTCACGGACATGCCAGTGTATGACGGTGAAGTTGGCCTGACGATTCCAGCATTTGCTTATGGCGATTCGTCGTACGCTATGTTTGATACGACGATTGACCTGATGTGCGACGTTGCCCTGACAGTGCCGGACATCTACGGCATTGTTGATTGCCGGAGCGTCCCGACCATCTTGTTCCGGAACTTTACGTCGGCCCAGGAGTTCCACTACGACTCCAATATGACCATCTGGTTCTCAGAGCCGATGGATACCTCGACGTTTGAGTTTGAGCTTATGGCCGATGGCTCCCCGGTTACGGTCAGTTACACCTGGAGCACAAACGACTCCACGCTGACTATCGATCCATGGCAGACTCTGTCAACCTGGTACGAATACGTTGTGGAAATCGACCAGGCTCAGTCTGTGTCTGGTTGCCAGTTAGGCAACGAGTTCACATATCTGCCTTTCCGTACCATGGACGGTATCCGACTGCTGGCTACCAATGTTGAAACAGCTCCGGGTTGGTTCAATGATTTCCAGATTGAAGACCCGATTACGCTGACTTTCAACATGCAGCCGGTTCTTGATCAGGTTTATGGAACTCTGACCTTGACTGATATCACGGTCGATCCTGATTACCCGGTCGCTTTTGCTTCCGCGGTAGACGGAAATGTTCTAACGATTACCCCGGTTGATGATCTTGAGATGAGCCACGACTATAAAGTCTGCTACGGTGTCTTCTCAGACATAACCGGTGACTACGATGAAGGTTGCATCGAATTCGCAACTGAAATCGATCCCAACGAACCAGCGGCCGTTACAGGCTGGTCCCTTGCTGAGGGTACTGGCTGGCGGTGTGACTGGAACACCAAGACGATCAAGTTCCGTTGGAACAAGGTCGACCGGGCCAAAGGTTATCATGTCTATGCCTATGATAATGCCAATGAGCGCCCGAACACTGACTGGGTGCTGATTGCAACCGTCGCCCCTGCGGATTATCTACAATACCAGGAAGAGGATATAACACTTCCGGTGCAGTTTGACCGCTATGAGAATGACGGTATTCAGACGCCATTTACCGATAGCACCCATGTCTGGTTCATGATTCGCGCCTTCAACGATGCCGGTGACGGAGAGAACTCGGCTTCGCTTGAATTCTCGGATACCACGCCTCCAGGCGCCGGTAATGCCGATGACGGCGGTAACAACACCATTACATTCAGCCAGACCTATGGCAGTGGTGACAATACAGTCGGCACTGACGAAGATACTGTCTGGATTTCGTTGGATGCACAGGTTGAGTACATGGATCGCACTGGCCCTATCTGGGACTTCATTGAAGCCGGTGGCGACGAGAGCTATGTGCTTCCAGAAGCCAATGGTTCCTGGGACTGGCGCAACGATAGTCGCGCCAACGCCGATCTTGTTGACGTAGACGCCACTGGCGCCTTCTTCACCGTTCCGGCTGGCGTTTGTGCCGCTGGTGACTCCCTGACGTTGACCTTCGAGGACAACTCGGGTAACGACACTACTATCACATTGAACTTGAATTATGTACAGCCGTACTTCACGTACACAGCTCCTGTAGTGCTTGATACGGTTGAAGCTCCGGATCACACGGTCAGCTTTACTATCACTCAGACTGCTGCCGGTATCCCGACGATTGGCCTGGTTGACTACTGGCTGACTCTGGATGACGGTGCGGTCCTGATTGATACTATTGAGGACTTCAGGAACGGTAATGGTTCCGAGACGGCTCCTCTTGAGGACTTCTGGATGTCTGACAATCTGGCTCGCGTCGGATTGCAGGATGCCAATGGTGGTGTTGTCTGGTGGAGTGACTACTTCATGGTCGCTGGTATCCAGTTCACCAACCTTGATGCTATTCATGACTATGATGATACCACCTTCGTCTATGACCAGTTGGGCACAGACTCGACTACTATTCCGATGGTTTGGACCTCGGTTGGTATCGAGAGTCTTGATGTCTACTATACTGATGGTGACAGTCTTGAGCCAGACTGGTCTGATTTTGGAGCGGATGGTATCTATCTCGCAACGATCGAAAACACCGGTTCGTACGACTATCATGCGCCAAGTCTGGATGCTGACTATCGTACCTGGCTGGCGTTGGTCGATGCTGATACCGACGTTAATCCTGCCGCTGGTGACTCGCGTCCTGGCGCCATGACCGAAACAGGTATTGATATTACTTACGATTTCATCACGGTTACTGCTCCTGCCGTAGGCGCTACGCTTGCCGGTGGTGCTGACTATGATGTCGTATGGACAGTGGGTGCCGGCTCTGCCGATGCCGTACTGGTATTTGACTACCTTACAGCTATCGATGTTGCAGCCGATCCGGATGACACTACCTGGTCGCCATGTACTATGTCTTCGTATCTTAACGATGGTACGGAAGCATGGGCGGTACCGGATACTACGCCGATGGCCGCGACTCGGTTGAGAGTCACTAATACTGAAGGTGACTCGCTCTTCATGACGGCTATCTTCTCCATTACCGGTCTATCCGTTACGACTCCTGCTGCTGACGACGAGTGGCTGGTTGGCACCGTCCAGAACATTACCTGGGCTTGTGACGATCCTGGCGATGTCGGTGATGTCCGCATCTGGTGGTCAAACTCTGGCTTCACCGATGATGACTCGACCGAAATCTCCGGTGGTGCAACTGCCAATGACGGAACCTATCCCTGGACAGTAGATTCACCTCCGTCGGCGACTACTCAGATTCGTATCTGGGGTGTTGACCAGGCAGTGTATGCTACTTCCGATGACTTCACCGTAGGCGGTGTAACTGTTACCGCTCCTAATGGTGGTGATGTTTGGACCGTTGGTGCTTCTGCTACAATCACTTGGGACAATGTTGGTACCATTGATGAAGTCGATATCGCTTACACCTTCAATGATGGTGGTAACTGGATTGATATCGCACTTGCAGAGACCAACGACGGTTCCTATACCTGGGAAGAAGTCGGTAACATTACCTCTGACGAACTGGCTATGGTTCGTATCAGACAGGCTGGAACTCTGTTTGGCGTAGATGCCAGTAATGCGCTGTTTGATATTGCCGGTATCATAGTCTCCACCCCAGCCATTGGTGCTGAGTGGAAGAATGGTACTGCCAACAACATCTCGTGGACTGAAATTTCAGCCACAGGTATTACGAATCCGTTGAAGATCGAGTACTCACTCGATGGCTCCGACGGTACGTACTTCCCGGTCCCTGGAGCTGCCAGTGTTGCTCTTGGTTCAAGTCCATTTGCATGGACATTGAATGCAAAAACAGATCCTAATCTCGCGGCATCAGTCACAGCCTGGATTAAGATCTCTGAGATTGGTACGGGAACAGTTTGGGATAATAACCCAGGTGCTTTCACAATCTCGAACGCTGATCCTGTTGTGACCTGTCCTGCTAACCGAAATACAGTGGCTGACGACGATGCTTGGGCTGTTACTTATGCGGATGCTGATGGCGGCCTTCTGCCGACAGTCTCGTATGCTTGGGATATTGTCAATGGCACCCCGACCGGTGTAATAACCGGTGTCGATGACGGCGCGGGAACAGTGGACTTCGCCTATACCTATGATGCCGCTGATAACGGAACGGTATACACTCTCATTGTTTATGCTGACGATGGTCTTAATGACACGGCAGCTACCCGGGACGTAATGACCCTGACGGTCTCCGACGCTACAGTAACAGCGCCTAACACTGGTGCTGAAACATGGGCCAATGGCACAACTCATGCCATCACCTGGACCGTAGCCGGTACTATTTCCAATACACTGTTGCTTGAGTACTCACTCGACGGTGTTGGTGGTACTTACTTCACAGTTCCTGGTGGCGGCGCTGTAGCAGCGGCTGGCGGAACATTCAACTGGGTTATGAATGCGTTCACAGATGCTAACTTGGCGGTTTCCTCAAACTGCTGGGTTAGAATAACAGAGAACGTTACCACTACTGTGCTTGACGTCAGTGATGCGGCGTTTGACGTCACAAACGCTGCTCCTGTGTGTCCTGCTTATGCGGATCAGGTAACGGCTTCTGCTTCTGACCTTGCTTGGTCTACAGCTGCTGTAACTGATGCCGATGGTGTAAGCGCCACGCTTCCTAACCAATCATGGGCTTGGAATGGTGCAACGCCAACAGGTGCATTCAGTGGTACGGTCCAGGCTGATGGAACCATTGATTTCAGCTACACCTATAATGGTGCTGACGATGGAGTCGTATTCACCTTGGATATCATTGCTGATGATGGTATCGGTACTGACACTGATGATTTGACTCTTACTGTCACTCCGTAA
- a CDS encoding arsenate reductase ArsC: protein MAEGFFRHYGGQNIVVKSAGISPGGVNPLAVRVMQETGIDISRHTSDSLTEYLNQSFDYVITVCDNAQKNCPMFSGGGTRLHWSLEDPHSAVGSEDEVMDTFRRIRDQIKVRVQSWLVDRTSQA, encoded by the coding sequence ATGGCAGAGGGTTTTTTCCGTCACTACGGAGGTCAGAACATAGTTGTTAAGTCGGCAGGAATTTCGCCGGGAGGAGTGAACCCGTTGGCTGTCAGAGTCATGCAAGAGACAGGAATCGACATTTCCAGACACACGTCAGATTCGTTGACGGAGTATCTCAACCAATCATTTGACTACGTCATAACTGTTTGTGACAATGCTCAGAAGAACTGCCCCATGTTTTCCGGTGGTGGGACACGTCTCCATTGGTCCTTAGAGGATCCCCACAGTGCCGTCGGATCAGAGGATGAAGTTATGGACACCTTCCGGCGTATTCGGGATCAGATCAAAGTCAGAGTTCAATCCTGGCTGGTGGACCGGACCAGTCAAGCCTGA
- a CDS encoding cytidylate kinase-like family protein, whose protein sequence is MTSIEAIINRQFLLWEQLKSEPRKEEVPTTLPPQIITVSRQTGSRGSYFASKLAHKLDCQRIHREIIDAICSSSGYRKRIIESLDERYRTVLDTLVTALLTGQAVDHGDYYRHLCQVVLSMAELGGIVLVGRGGGFILGPRRGFHIRVVCPRQERIDNLVSYKNVSATEAEESVERSDAQRREYISKLFGANIDDPSWYDLVFNTAYLDVEEMVGVAIKAFDGKMNKLARLEREGR, encoded by the coding sequence ATGACTTCTATCGAAGCCATTATCAATCGTCAGTTCCTTCTCTGGGAACAGTTAAAATCGGAGCCTCGCAAGGAAGAGGTACCGACAACACTTCCACCGCAGATCATCACCGTGTCTCGGCAGACCGGCTCGCGCGGATCATATTTTGCCTCGAAGCTGGCTCACAAGTTGGATTGCCAGCGTATTCACCGCGAGATCATAGATGCCATCTGCTCCTCGTCCGGCTATCGCAAACGTATTATTGAATCGCTGGATGAGCGTTATCGCACCGTTCTTGATACGTTGGTCACCGCTCTATTGACCGGGCAGGCTGTCGATCACGGCGATTACTACCGTCATCTTTGTCAGGTCGTACTTTCAATGGCGGAACTGGGCGGCATAGTACTGGTTGGCCGAGGGGGGGGATTTATCCTCGGTCCCAGGCGTGGTTTTCACATCCGTGTCGTCTGTCCTCGTCAGGAGCGCATCGACAACCTTGTGTCCTACAAGAATGTCTCTGCCACTGAAGCCGAGGAAAGTGTCGAGCGATCGGACGCTCAACGTCGGGAGTACATAAGCAAGCTGTTTGGAGCCAATATTGATGACCCCAGCTGGTACGACCTGGTCTTCAACACGGCGTACCTTGATGTCGAGGAGATGGTGGGAGTCGCGATTAAAGCCTTTGACGGCAAGATGAACAAGCTGGCACGACTCGAAAGGGAAGGCCGCTGA
- a CDS encoding T9SS type A sorting domain-containing protein — MNRISKSLTNRVTVWGFILTLMVVLTLVSDSNGAVFGLLGEKAWETPDSSAVKDQLLQAAYGNSGYPLACGERPDDVDQTNYDVLMYDIYIKLAKADPDYILGRVTCLALITSNNTDTIAIDLAADMFIDSVYSPAGRLGIKRDGEVVLFALGASRNIGDTIEITTVYEGQPSECGLLGFDFEQHKDRTASRPCISSLSQPSSARSWWPCKDRMDDKADSFKIAVQIPTDEDREFICVSNGRRDSVVAHGDTSSTYFYTESHPMATYLFALAISDYNKNWEDRWIYNNGLDTMPVFFYTWASLGDIAVTWSVIPELLDSMSSWFGLYPFADEKYGHVNTQAGYAIEHQTISSFPWKMALEWDTLVVVHELAHQWWGNMITCESWHHSWLNEGWAKYSEALWREVTGGAYGYHALMDTIRCTDTTRSVYVEDTTDIIWDVFYEPLVYDKGAWVLHMLRHKLGDSLFWIGVDAYYNSKFKWGSANTDDMRDVFDNATGVDLETFFQQWIYDKGYPVYEWSYIYVPDRPSGSSSDLLAQLYVHQMDEKGRQRFEMPVDFVFHYANGDSDVFRFDVDSIDNWFTVRVADSIEFVVLDPDQWVLHEDRQIEWIEDVIVTRGNSHDPTITLSHGVADSSYNDTIYTTVGVGNCSFTLTADSLPERFEFDNSTGIITLDSCIQLGKWEFTVTAIFSTDPLLTDIATMSLTIDSAITLPDKFRLHANYPNPFNTGTLIEFDLPRPAFVSLSIYNVLGQKVRTLINRHYEAGIKHVVTWYGDNDGGQPVATGVYFYRLTTDGQTQTRKMLLIK, encoded by the coding sequence ATGAACAGAATCTCGAAATCTTTAACTAATCGAGTTACAGTTTGGGGATTTATCCTGACCCTGATGGTTGTTCTTACGCTGGTCTCAGATTCTAACGGAGCTGTGTTTGGTTTACTGGGTGAGAAGGCATGGGAAACTCCTGATTCGTCTGCCGTGAAAGACCAACTTCTTCAGGCCGCTTATGGCAACAGTGGCTATCCTTTGGCTTGTGGTGAAAGACCGGATGATGTTGACCAGACAAACTATGATGTTCTCATGTACGACATCTACATCAAGCTCGCCAAGGCAGACCCAGATTATATTCTGGGTCGGGTTACATGTCTGGCTCTGATTACGTCCAACAATACAGATACTATCGCAATTGATCTGGCAGCTGATATGTTCATTGACTCGGTTTACTCGCCTGCTGGCCGACTCGGGATAAAACGCGATGGTGAGGTGGTTCTGTTCGCGTTGGGAGCATCCCGAAACATCGGTGACACAATAGAAATAACAACAGTCTATGAGGGACAACCGAGTGAATGTGGCCTTTTGGGTTTTGATTTCGAGCAGCATAAGGATAGAACCGCTTCTCGCCCATGTATCAGCAGCCTATCACAGCCGTCAAGTGCCCGAAGCTGGTGGCCGTGCAAGGACCGTATGGATGACAAAGCTGACTCGTTTAAGATAGCTGTGCAGATTCCTACCGACGAAGATCGGGAGTTTATCTGCGTTTCCAACGGTCGTCGCGATTCTGTCGTTGCTCATGGCGATACATCAAGTACTTATTTCTATACTGAATCGCACCCCATGGCGACCTATCTGTTTGCACTGGCGATCTCTGATTACAACAAGAACTGGGAGGATCGCTGGATATACAACAACGGCCTCGATACGATGCCAGTTTTCTTCTATACCTGGGCATCACTTGGAGATATCGCTGTTACCTGGTCCGTCATCCCGGAATTGCTTGATTCGATGTCCAGTTGGTTTGGATTGTACCCCTTTGCCGATGAGAAATATGGTCACGTCAACACTCAAGCAGGATATGCCATAGAACATCAGACGATCAGTTCCTTCCCATGGAAAATGGCTCTTGAATGGGACACGCTTGTGGTCGTGCACGAACTGGCTCACCAGTGGTGGGGGAACATGATTACGTGTGAGTCATGGCATCACAGTTGGCTCAATGAAGGCTGGGCGAAGTATTCAGAAGCTCTCTGGCGGGAAGTAACCGGCGGAGCATACGGCTATCATGCCCTTATGGATACGATTAGGTGCACTGACACCACTCGCAGTGTATACGTCGAAGACACTACCGATATTATCTGGGATGTGTTCTACGAACCGCTCGTCTATGATAAGGGTGCCTGGGTGTTGCATATGTTGCGTCACAAGCTGGGTGACAGTCTGTTCTGGATCGGTGTTGATGCCTACTACAACTCCAAGTTCAAATGGGGCTCCGCAAACACCGATGACATGCGAGATGTCTTCGACAACGCCACCGGTGTGGATCTTGAGACCTTTTTCCAACAATGGATCTACGACAAAGGCTATCCGGTATACGAATGGTCCTATATCTATGTGCCTGACCGACCGAGTGGTTCCTCCAGCGATCTACTGGCACAATTATATGTTCATCAGATGGACGAGAAAGGGCGCCAGCGATTTGAGATGCCGGTTGATTTTGTGTTCCACTATGCAAATGGGGACAGCGACGTATTTAGATTCGATGTAGACAGCATTGACAACTGGTTCACAGTCAGAGTGGCTGATTCCATCGAGTTTGTAGTTCTCGATCCCGATCAATGGGTTCTTCACGAGGATCGACAGATCGAATGGATAGAAGACGTGATTGTTACCCGAGGCAATTCCCACGATCCCACTATTACCCTCAGCCATGGAGTCGCTGATTCGTCATATAATGATACTATCTACACGACAGTCGGTGTTGGCAATTGTAGTTTCACCTTAACTGCCGATTCCCTGCCGGAAAGATTTGAGTTTGACAACAGCACCGGCATTATCACTCTAGATAGCTGCATCCAGCTCGGGAAATGGGAATTCACAGTGACGGCCATATTCAGCACCGATCCGCTGCTGACCGATATTGCAACTATGTCTCTGACAATTGATTCGGCCATCACATTACCAGATAAGTTCAGACTCCACGCCAATTATCCCAATCCGTTCAATACTGGTACACTCATCGAGTTTGATCTGCCCCGACCAGCCTTTGTATCACTCTCTATCTACAATGTGCTGGGGCAGAAAGTACGCACTCTGATCAATAGACATTATGAGGCTGGGATCAAACACGTAGTAACCTGGTACGGTGACAACGATGGCGGACAGCCGGTGGCGACCGGTGTCTATTTCTATCGTCTGACAACCGACGGGCAAACCCAAACACGCAAGATGCTGTTGATCAAGTAG